GGCGGAGAAGGACCCCTTCTATGCCAGCGAGCAGTTCAAGGGTTGGTTCGACGAGTTGGCGGACAAGAACGCCGTGCCGACGAAAATGCCGACCTATCTTGAAGAATTCGCATTCTTCAAGGATTCGCTTGTCATCAAGACATCGCAGGAAGCGCTGCTCGGCGATATCTCGCCGGAAGATCTGGCCAAGCAATGGGCGGATTACATGACGAAGGCGCAGCAGAAGTTCCTCGCCTCGAAATAAACGACTTGGGGCCGGCTGCGCGGGGGTAATCCGCGCGGCCGTTCTTCCGGGCTGCCAAAAAAGGCAGGCCGATTTGAAAACGTGCGGACCGGCTGGCCAGAGGCCTTCAAAGAAACCTGTCTGCCCCGCCGTCCGATCAGGAGCGATCAATCATGTCCTATGCCCATGGCGCCGGACCCGTGGCCGCGCGCAACCGCGCTGGCAAGCCGGCAATGCGACGGTTTGCCGATTGGGCCGAACCCTGGCTCTACAGCGCTCCGGTGCTGGTGCTCATCGTCGCCGTCATGCTGGTGCCGCTGGTGCTCGGCCTCTCCTATGCCTTTCGCGATGTGCAGCTGCTCAATCCGTTTTCCGGCGGTTTCGTCGGCCTGAAACATCTGGAGGCACTGTCGCAGGATGCGGCCTTTTATCGGGCGCTGAAAAATACGCTGTGGTGGACGGGCGCTTCGGTCTTCCTGCAATTTTTCTTCGGCCTCATTCTGGCGCTGCTGCTCGATAAACCCTTTGCGGGCAGGGGGCTGGCGCAGGCGCTGGTGTTCCTGCCATGGGCGGTGCCGACCTTTCTCGCCGGCCTCAACTGGGCATGGTTGTTCAACCCGGTCATCGGGCCGCTGCCGCACTGGATGGTTTCCCTCGGACTTCTCTCCGCGCCCAACAATATCCTCGCCGATCCGCAGCTTGCCATGTGGGGGCCGATCATCGCCAATGTCTGGTGGGGCATTCCCTTTTTCGCCATCACTTTGCTTGCCGCACTTCAGGCCATCCCGCGCGATCT
The DNA window shown above is from Agrobacterium tumefaciens and carries:
- a CDS encoding carbohydrate ABC transporter permease produces the protein MSYAHGAGPVAARNRAGKPAMRRFADWAEPWLYSAPVLVLIVAVMLVPLVLGLSYAFRDVQLLNPFSGGFVGLKHLEALSQDAAFYRALKNTLWWTGASVFLQFFFGLILALLLDKPFAGRGLAQALVFLPWAVPTFLAGLNWAWLFNPVIGPLPHWMVSLGLLSAPNNILADPQLAMWGPIIANVWWGIPFFAITLLAALQAIPRDLYEAAEIDGANPLQRFTSITLPFLAPTIAITILLRTVWIANFADLIIVMTNGGPADRTQIVASYIFTQAFRRLDFGYASAIALVLLVLLLAYSMLIVLLRQRLIEKD